In Deinococcus reticulitermitis, a single genomic region encodes these proteins:
- the fabG gene encoding 3-oxoacyl-[acyl-carrier-protein] reductase: MTQPARKVALVTGSSRGLGRAMARRLAEDGFDVAVHYGRGQAEAEALVTELRALGGRAEAFGADLSAPANAGKLVEDVIAALGRLDVLVNNAGITRDGLAIRMKDEDWDAVLQTNLSSAFSACRAAIKHMMKARSGRIINVSSVVALAGNPGQANYVASKAGLIGLTKALAKEYGARGITVNAVAPGFIASDMTASLPEDTKKTYQAGIPLGRFGQPEEVAALVAFLASDAAGYVTGQVIGVDGGMHPH; the protein is encoded by the coding sequence ATGACCCAACCTGCACGCAAAGTTGCCCTCGTCACCGGTTCGAGCCGGGGCCTGGGGCGCGCGATGGCCCGCCGGCTCGCGGAAGACGGCTTCGACGTGGCCGTGCACTACGGACGCGGCCAGGCCGAGGCCGAGGCGCTCGTCACGGAACTGCGCGCGCTCGGAGGCCGCGCCGAGGCCTTCGGGGCCGACCTCTCCGCGCCCGCGAACGCCGGAAAACTCGTCGAGGACGTGATCGCCGCGCTGGGCCGGCTCGACGTGCTCGTGAACAACGCCGGCATCACCCGCGACGGCCTCGCCATCCGCATGAAGGACGAGGACTGGGACGCGGTCCTCCAGACCAACCTGAGCAGCGCCTTCAGCGCCTGCCGCGCGGCGATCAAGCACATGATGAAGGCGAGAAGCGGACGCATCATCAACGTGTCTTCGGTGGTGGCGCTCGCCGGCAACCCGGGGCAGGCCAACTACGTTGCGAGCAAGGCCGGCCTGATCGGACTCACCAAGGCGCTCGCCAAGGAGTACGGGGCGCGCGGCATCACCGTCAACGCGGTGGCGCCGGGCTTCATCGCGTCCGACATGACGGCCTCGCTGCCCGAGGACACCAAGAAGACCTATCAGGCCGGCATTCCGCTCGGGCGGTTTGGGCAGCCGGAGGAGGTGGCGGCGCTCGTGGCCTTCCTCGCCTCGGACGCGGCAGGCTACGTGACCGGACAGGTGATCGGGGTAGACGGCGGAATGCATCCGCACTGA
- the acpP gene encoding acyl carrier protein, whose protein sequence is MAIFDDVKEVIVDKLGVDADKVTPEARFVEDLGADSLETVELIMGLEDRFGVTIPDESAETIRTVQAAVDYIEQNS, encoded by the coding sequence ATGGCGATTTTTGATGACGTAAAAGAAGTGATCGTGGACAAGCTCGGCGTTGATGCCGACAAGGTGACCCCCGAAGCCCGGTTCGTCGAGGACCTCGGCGCCGACAGCTTGGAAACGGTCGAGCTGATCATGGGCCTGGAAGACCGCTTCGGCGTCACCATCCCCGACGAGTCCGCCGAGACCATCCGCACGGTGCAGGCGGCAGTCGACTACATCGAGCAAAACAGCTAA
- the fabF gene encoding beta-ketoacyl-ACP synthase II, giving the protein MISGLKRVVITGLGPVTPIGIGAQDYAQAQRAGRSGIGPITQFDASQTASKIAGEVKGNFDEYVDPREARKLDRYTLLALVAAELAVRDSGLSEGELRGERTGTLVGSGIGGMKTFEDQARVYVERGAGRISPMFIPMQIANMATGHVAMRYGAMGPSSTVVTACATGTGSIGEAARYVQLGLADVMLAGGTEASVTPMAVGGFSNMKALSTRNDEPEKASRPFSATRDGFVLGEGAGVVVLEEYEHAVGRGARIYAEVVGFGVSADAHHITMPAPQGAGAQLAMKMALRTAGVNPEQVGYINAHGTSTHFNDLHETQGIKHVFGEHAKKLAVSSTKSMTGHLLGAAGAIEAIAVAQALTDGILPPTINLTDPDPELDLDYIPEGAREGQVEYALSNSFAFGGQNAALLFKRI; this is encoded by the coding sequence ATGATTTCTGGACTCAAGCGGGTGGTCATCACGGGCCTCGGCCCGGTCACCCCCATCGGCATCGGCGCGCAGGACTACGCGCAGGCGCAGCGAGCGGGCAGGAGCGGCATCGGCCCGATCACGCAGTTCGACGCCTCGCAGACGGCGAGCAAGATCGCGGGCGAGGTTAAGGGCAACTTCGACGAGTACGTCGACCCCCGTGAGGCGCGCAAGCTCGACCGCTACACCCTGCTCGCGCTGGTCGCCGCCGAACTCGCGGTGCGTGACAGCGGCCTGAGCGAGGGCGAGCTGCGTGGCGAACGCACCGGCACCCTGGTCGGCAGCGGCATCGGCGGCATGAAGACCTTCGAGGATCAGGCGCGGGTGTATGTCGAGCGCGGCGCAGGGCGCATCAGCCCGATGTTCATCCCGATGCAGATCGCCAACATGGCGACCGGGCACGTGGCGATGCGCTACGGGGCGATGGGGCCGAGCAGCACGGTGGTCACCGCCTGCGCGACCGGCACCGGCTCGATCGGTGAAGCGGCGCGCTACGTCCAGCTCGGCCTCGCCGACGTGATGCTCGCGGGCGGCACCGAGGCGTCGGTCACGCCGATGGCGGTGGGCGGCTTTTCCAACATGAAGGCGCTGTCGACCCGCAACGACGAGCCCGAGAAAGCGAGCCGGCCCTTTTCCGCCACGCGCGACGGCTTCGTACTCGGCGAGGGCGCGGGCGTGGTGGTGCTGGAGGAATACGAGCACGCCGTGGGGCGCGGCGCGCGCATCTACGCCGAGGTCGTGGGCTTCGGCGTCAGCGCCGACGCGCACCACATCACCATGCCGGCTCCGCAGGGCGCGGGCGCGCAGCTCGCGATGAAGATGGCGCTGCGGACCGCCGGCGTGAATCCTGAGCAGGTGGGCTACATCAACGCCCATGGCACGAGCACCCACTTCAACGACCTGCACGAGACGCAGGGCATCAAGCATGTCTTCGGCGAGCACGCGAAGAAGCTCGCGGTGAGCTCCACCAAGTCAATGACCGGGCACCTGCTCGGCGCGGCGGGGGCGATCGAGGCGATCGCGGTGGCGCAGGCGCTCACGGACGGCATCCTGCCGCCCACCATCAATCTCACCGACCCCGACCCCGAGCTCGACCTCGATTACATCCCGGAGGGCGCGCGTGAGGGGCAGGTCGAGTACGCGCTGAGCAACTCGTTCGCCTTCGGCGGTCAGAACGCGGCGCTGCTGTTCAAGCGGATCTGA
- the ppk1 gene encoding polyphosphate kinase 1: MSTVANPQSHLLNRELSWLAFNERVLAEAKDERNPLLERLKYAAICGSNLDEFFMVRVAGIHRQIAAGVHTPGPDGLLPRETLALVRERTHAMLREIEGAARAVIAELRGQGVRFVAVGELSKGERAQLREHYLAEIQPVLTPLIVDPSHPFPYMSNLSLNLGVLLRGKKGAEPDFARVKVPVGVLPRLVAVGEHVLLLEDVIAAYIGDLFKGREVLACHVFRVTRNTDYEFEEEEAEDLLATIEDGLRRRRFGSAVRLELVAGLPDDILELLQEKLSLDDADIFRLEGPLGTADLMGVPVRRPELSFPDFTPKASELDEDENGIFETLRAGDVMLHHPYDSFVNVLNFLEEAAHDPQVLAIKQTLYRTGDDPRLLGALRDAAENGKQVVAMIELKARFDEQRNISWARKLERAGAHVVYGITGLKTHAKVTLVVRREEHGLRRYVHIGTGNYNPKTARLYTDLSMLSADTELGADVAELFNHLTGYAEAEYHRLLVAPDTARSGFEALLEREIEHAQAGREAWARLKFNQLTDPGMIEALYRASQAGVRIDMVIRGVCCLRPGVPGLSEHVRVHSLLGRYLEHARIYAFGNGGHPEVYFGSADWMSRNLDRRVEVIAPALEDRWRAFLLGLIDTEWADERGSWVLGVDGHYVKVSGDRSAQRLFAERSQMR, translated from the coding sequence ATGAGCACGGTCGCCAACCCGCAAAGCCACCTGCTCAACCGCGAGCTGTCGTGGCTCGCCTTCAACGAGCGCGTGCTCGCTGAGGCCAAAGACGAGCGCAATCCGCTGCTCGAGCGCCTCAAATACGCGGCGATCTGTGGCAGCAACCTCGACGAGTTTTTCATGGTGCGGGTAGCGGGCATTCACCGCCAGATCGCGGCGGGAGTACATACGCCGGGGCCTGACGGTCTGCTGCCGCGCGAGACGCTCGCGCTCGTGCGCGAGCGGACCCACGCGATGCTGCGCGAGATCGAGGGCGCCGCCCGAGCGGTGATCGCGGAGCTGCGCGGCCAGGGCGTGCGCTTCGTGGCCGTCGGCGAATTGAGCAAGGGGGAGCGGGCGCAGCTGCGTGAGCACTACCTCGCTGAGATTCAGCCGGTGCTCACGCCCCTGATTGTGGACCCCAGCCACCCCTTTCCCTACATGAGCAACCTCAGCCTGAACCTCGGGGTGTTGCTGCGCGGCAAGAAGGGCGCCGAGCCTGATTTCGCCCGCGTAAAGGTGCCGGTGGGGGTGCTGCCGCGGTTGGTGGCGGTGGGCGAGCACGTGCTTTTGCTCGAGGACGTGATTGCGGCTTACATCGGCGACCTGTTCAAGGGCCGGGAGGTGCTCGCCTGCCACGTGTTCCGCGTCACCCGCAACACCGACTACGAGTTCGAGGAGGAAGAAGCCGAGGACCTGCTCGCCACCATTGAGGATGGCCTGCGCCGGCGCCGCTTCGGGTCGGCGGTGCGGCTCGAACTCGTCGCTGGACTGCCCGACGATATCCTCGAACTCCTGCAGGAAAAGCTGAGCCTCGACGACGCCGACATCTTCCGCCTTGAAGGGCCGCTGGGCACCGCCGACCTGATGGGCGTGCCGGTGCGGCGCCCAGAGCTGTCGTTTCCCGACTTCACCCCCAAGGCGTCCGAGCTCGACGAGGACGAAAACGGCATCTTCGAGACGCTGCGCGCGGGCGACGTGATGCTCCATCACCCCTACGACTCGTTTGTCAATGTGCTCAACTTTCTGGAGGAAGCCGCGCACGATCCCCAGGTCCTGGCGATCAAGCAGACCCTCTACCGCACCGGCGACGACCCCCGGTTGCTCGGAGCGCTGCGTGACGCCGCCGAGAACGGCAAACAGGTCGTGGCCATGATTGAGCTCAAGGCGCGCTTCGACGAGCAGCGCAACATCTCGTGGGCGAGAAAACTGGAGCGTGCGGGAGCGCACGTCGTCTACGGCATCACCGGTCTCAAGACCCACGCCAAGGTCACGCTCGTCGTGCGGCGCGAGGAACACGGGCTGCGCCGCTACGTGCATATCGGCACTGGCAACTACAACCCCAAGACTGCGCGGCTCTATACCGACCTGAGCATGCTCAGCGCCGACACCGAACTCGGCGCCGACGTGGCCGAACTGTTCAATCATCTCACCGGCTACGCCGAGGCCGAGTACCACCGCCTGCTCGTGGCGCCCGACACTGCCCGCAGCGGCTTCGAGGCGCTGCTGGAGCGCGAGATCGAGCACGCGCAGGCTGGACGCGAGGCGTGGGCACGGCTCAAGTTCAACCAGCTCACCGACCCTGGAATGATCGAGGCGCTCTACCGCGCGTCGCAGGCGGGGGTGAGGATCGACATGGTGATCCGGGGGGTGTGCTGCCTGCGCCCCGGCGTGCCGGGCCTGTCCGAACATGTGCGGGTCCACAGTCTGCTCGGGCGCTACCTGGAGCACGCCCGCATCTACGCGTTCGGCAACGGCGGGCACCCCGAGGTGTATTTCGGCAGCGCCGACTGGATGAGCCGCAACCTCGACCGCCGCGTCGAGGTGATCGCGCCGGCCCTCGAAGACCGCTGGCGGGCCTTCCTGCTCGGCCTCATCGACACCGAATGGGCCGATGAGCGCGGCAGCTGGGTGCTCGGTGTGGACGGGCACTACGTCAAGGTGTCTGGCGACCGCAGCGCGCAGAGGCTTTTCGCGGAGCGCTCGCAAATGCGCTGA
- a CDS encoding SDR family NAD(P)-dependent oxidoreductase — MTSSPLPSEAATGGPARRRVVVLTGASSGIGLATAQELAARGHALVLAARRAETLQALARALDPSGSRVIAVPTDVTDDASRRALIATAHEHFGRLDVLINNAGVTVEKGWWWDDPDPLRVLRVNLEAPIELTRLVLPEMRARGSGHIVNIGSVAGRAATNGMYSASKFGLRGFSHGLRRELLGTGVQVSLIAPGFVRSEMTAQARLPMPGPEVVARAVADVLERPRPEVTVPKAYAALAALNSLVPAFGDLLVRRVIIARRYGHGPESGGRPE, encoded by the coding sequence ATGACCTCCTCCCCTCTCCCTTCGGAGGCCGCGACGGGCGGCCCTGCGCGGCGCCGCGTGGTGGTGCTGACCGGTGCGTCGAGCGGCATTGGCCTCGCCACGGCGCAGGAACTGGCTGCGCGGGGGCACGCGCTCGTGCTCGCGGCGCGGCGCGCGGAGACTTTGCAGGCGCTCGCCCGAGCACTCGACCCCAGCGGCAGCCGGGTGATCGCCGTGCCCACCGACGTGACCGACGACGCCTCGCGCCGCGCCCTGATCGCCACCGCCCACGAGCATTTCGGGCGCCTCGACGTCCTGATCAACAACGCGGGCGTCACGGTGGAAAAGGGCTGGTGGTGGGACGACCCCGATCCGCTGCGGGTCTTGCGGGTCAATCTGGAAGCCCCCATCGAGCTGACCCGGCTGGTGCTGCCCGAGATGCGGGCGCGCGGCAGCGGCCACATCGTCAACATCGGCTCGGTGGCGGGCCGGGCGGCCACCAACGGCATGTACTCGGCGAGCAAGTTCGGCCTGCGCGGCTTCTCGCACGGGCTGCGGCGCGAGCTGCTCGGCACGGGCGTGCAGGTCAGCCTGATTGCCCCCGGCTTCGTCAGGAGCGAGATGACCGCCCAGGCCCGCCTTCCCATGCCGGGCCCCGAAGTCGTTGCCCGCGCGGTGGCCGACGTGCTGGAGCGCCCGCGCCCGGAAGTCACCGTGCCCAAGGCCTACGCCGCGCTCGCCGCCCTGAACAGCCTCGTGCCGGCTTTCGGTGACCTGCTCGTGCGCCGGGTGATCATCGCCCGGCGCTACGGGCATGGCCCGGAGTCAGGCGGGAGGCCGGAGTAA
- a CDS encoding S8 family serine peptidase has translation MSRRALFLALSLGLWALPAADAQSPARQIPASAPLPVLQPLTGPTNAPALSGTFTPLPPAPLPTPTPSPAPVPPRAATPPGSAAALPTDPLYARQWDLRAIRAPQAWALWQGSAPPAPVTVAVLDTGYVASPELAGRVVNGYDFVSDPGRAADGNGRDSDASAVGPFAYHGEVIANLIAAAHDGRGMAGINPRARIVHVRVADVNGEIAPQDLADALRWAAGLSVPGAPVNPNPARVLNLSLFADFIPLTGCDARIQAAVDAVAARGVLVVAGAGNDGKDARGYSPAGCRGTLTVTSVSETGQRPGYANWGRSVSLAAPGGDPARGIVASSLSGAGGERQPNGTSFAAPHVSGVASLLLSVRPALSRLSLTLLLTRGVTPFAGGRCDPDPLKSCGAGLINAELALKSALASSVGK, from the coding sequence ATGTCCAGACGCGCGCTGTTTCTCGCCCTGTCGCTCGGCCTGTGGGCGCTGCCGGCCGCTGACGCCCAGAGCCCGGCCCGCCAGATCCCTGCCTCGGCGCCGCTGCCTGTCCTTCAACCCTTGACGGGACCGACCAACGCGCCGGCGCTGTCTGGAACCTTCACTCCGCTTCCCCCAGCTCCGTTGCCCACCCCAACGCCGTCGCCCGCGCCCGTTCCCCCGAGGGCCGCCACACCGCCGGGCTCCGCAGCGGCCCTTCCGACCGATCCGCTTTATGCCCGGCAGTGGGACCTGCGGGCAATCCGGGCGCCGCAGGCTTGGGCGCTGTGGCAGGGAAGCGCGCCGCCCGCGCCGGTCACGGTGGCGGTGCTCGACACCGGGTATGTCGCCTCGCCTGAGCTGGCCGGGCGGGTGGTCAACGGCTACGACTTCGTCTCCGACCCGGGGCGGGCGGCGGACGGAAACGGGCGCGACTCCGACGCGAGCGCAGTGGGGCCGTTCGCGTACCACGGCGAGGTGATCGCCAACCTGATCGCGGCGGCGCATGATGGGCGCGGCATGGCCGGCATCAATCCGCGTGCGCGGATCGTGCATGTGCGGGTGGCCGACGTGAACGGTGAGATCGCGCCGCAGGACCTCGCCGACGCCCTGCGCTGGGCCGCTGGCCTGAGCGTGCCGGGCGCCCCCGTCAACCCCAACCCCGCCCGGGTCCTCAACCTCAGCCTCTTTGCCGACTTCATCCCGCTCACCGGCTGTGACGCGCGCATTCAGGCGGCAGTGGACGCCGTGGCGGCGCGTGGCGTGCTGGTGGTGGCGGGGGCCGGCAACGACGGCAAGGACGCGCGCGGGTACTCGCCGGCCGGATGCCGGGGCACCCTGACCGTCACCAGCGTCAGTGAGACGGGGCAGCGGCCGGGCTACGCCAACTGGGGACGCAGCGTGTCGCTCGCGGCGCCCGGGGGCGACCCTGCGCGCGGCATCGTGGCGAGCAGCCTCAGCGGCGCGGGGGGCGAGCGCCAACCCAACGGCACCTCCTTCGCCGCGCCGCACGTCTCGGGAGTGGCGAGCCTGCTGCTCAGCGTGCGTCCTGCCCTCTCGCGTCTGAGCCTCACCCTGCTGCTCACGCGCGGCGTGACCCCGTTCGCTGGGGGGCGCTGCGACCCCGATCCGCTGAAAAGCTGCGGCGCTGGGCTGATCAATGCCGAGCTCGCCCTGAAGTCGGCGCTCGCCTCCAGCGTGGGCAAGTAG
- a CDS encoding sugar-binding transcriptional regulator, translating to MPDPAAADLSDLDDVFSPPQGTDDAQLMQAVQVARLYYQQNLTTDAIAREFGTSRSRISRLLTLARRSGIVDIRIHDPQGHPQLLEARLHERWPAVSAQVVRLPLMPTQEQRLERVAQAAAHWLSSVLRPGLVVGLAWGNTVDAVSRVLTPRPLGRVQIVQLNGSASAVDFSSGFVAGTLTRLAHAVGGQAHLFPVPTFFDDPVTRQAMWRERSVRHVVDLQHQADVLLYSVGSQNAQLPSHVYTAGYLGERDLTQLAAQGAVGDIATVFFRADGSWAGLPINARASGPDLALIRNHPHATCVVADPGKAQALRAALCGSLMRTLIVDETTAQAVLGGESGFPDGG from the coding sequence ATGCCCGACCCCGCCGCCGCAGATCTGAGCGACCTGGACGACGTTTTTTCGCCGCCCCAGGGGACCGACGACGCCCAGCTGATGCAGGCGGTGCAGGTGGCGCGGCTCTATTACCAGCAAAACCTCACCACCGACGCCATCGCCCGCGAGTTCGGGACCTCGCGCTCGCGGATCTCGCGCCTGCTCACGCTCGCGCGGCGCAGCGGCATCGTCGACATCCGGATTCATGATCCACAGGGCCATCCACAGCTTCTCGAAGCCCGGCTGCATGAGCGCTGGCCGGCGGTCTCGGCGCAGGTCGTGCGCCTCCCCCTGATGCCGACCCAGGAACAGCGCTTGGAGCGGGTGGCGCAGGCCGCCGCGCACTGGCTGAGTTCGGTGCTGCGCCCGGGGCTGGTCGTGGGGCTCGCCTGGGGCAACACGGTGGACGCGGTGAGCCGGGTCCTCACCCCACGTCCACTCGGACGGGTGCAGATCGTGCAGCTCAACGGCAGCGCGAGCGCGGTGGATTTCAGCTCGGGCTTCGTCGCGGGGACCCTGACCCGCCTCGCCCACGCGGTGGGGGGGCAGGCGCACCTCTTCCCGGTGCCGACCTTCTTCGACGACCCGGTCACCCGTCAGGCAATGTGGCGCGAGCGCAGCGTGCGGCATGTCGTGGACCTCCAACATCAGGCCGACGTGCTGCTCTACAGCGTCGGCAGTCAGAACGCACAGTTGCCGAGCCACGTCTACACGGCGGGTTACCTGGGCGAGCGCGACCTCACGCAGCTTGCCGCTCAGGGAGCCGTGGGCGACATCGCCACCGTCTTTTTCCGCGCCGACGGCAGCTGGGCGGGGCTACCGATCAACGCGCGGGCGAGCGGCCCAGATCTCGCCCTGATCCGCAACCATCCGCACGCCACCTGTGTCGTCGCCGACCCTGGCAAGGCCCAGGCCCTGCGCGCAGCGCTGTGCGGCAGCCTGATGCGGACCCTGATCGTGGACGAGACGACCGCGCAGGCGGTGCTCGGCGGCGAATCTGGCTTCCCCGACGGCGGATGA
- a CDS encoding MIP/aquaporin family protein: MKFTAAQEFIAELLGTMVLILFGCGVVAMVVLFASTNPAIPGQIVNGGFTNITLGWGFAVLMGIFISGGISGAHLNPAVTLALAVTGRFPWSKVVHYVAGQMIGAFLGAAIVFAVYYAKWQQFDPGFDNTAGVFATFPGVPGTFWPGMIDQIVGTALLVALILAIGDKLNNAQGAAWGALAVAFVVMAVGMSFGGMHGYAINPARDLAPRLFALLAGFRNTGFESSVWIVPVVGPLVGGVLGALIYDSLIGKALLRAHESARNLTDQQGVDPEYNVRQ, from the coding sequence ATGAAATTCACGGCGGCGCAGGAATTTATCGCTGAACTGCTCGGCACGATGGTGCTGATTCTTTTCGGGTGCGGCGTGGTGGCGATGGTGGTGCTGTTCGCGTCCACCAATCCGGCGATTCCAGGCCAGATCGTCAATGGCGGCTTTACCAACATCACCCTCGGCTGGGGCTTTGCCGTTCTGATGGGGATTTTCATCTCAGGCGGCATCAGCGGCGCGCACCTGAATCCTGCCGTCACGCTTGCCCTGGCCGTCACCGGGCGCTTTCCCTGGTCGAAGGTGGTCCATTACGTCGCTGGTCAGATGATCGGGGCCTTCCTGGGCGCCGCCATCGTGTTCGCGGTGTACTACGCCAAGTGGCAGCAGTTCGACCCTGGCTTTGATAACACGGCGGGCGTCTTCGCGACCTTCCCCGGCGTGCCCGGCACCTTCTGGCCCGGCATGATCGACCAGATCGTGGGCACGGCGCTGCTCGTCGCGCTGATTCTCGCGATTGGGGACAAGCTCAACAACGCCCAGGGGGCCGCGTGGGGGGCGCTCGCCGTCGCGTTCGTGGTGATGGCGGTCGGCATGAGCTTCGGCGGCATGCACGGCTACGCGATCAACCCCGCGCGTGACCTCGCGCCGCGCCTCTTCGCGCTGCTCGCCGGCTTCCGGAACACCGGCTTCGAGAGCAGCGTCTGGATCGTGCCGGTCGTCGGTCCATTGGTCGGCGGGGTGCTCGGCGCCCTGATCTACGACTCCCTGATCGGCAAGGCGCTGCTGCGTGCCCACGAGAGTGCGCGCAACCTGACCGATCAGCAGGGCGTGGACCCCGAATACAACGTCCGCCAGTAA
- the glpK gene encoding glycerol kinase GlpK has protein sequence MSDQYILALDQGTTSSRAIVFDHVGNIKGVGQKEFRQIFPKPGWVEHDAAEIWSTQIGVAQEALSKAGIRASDVAAIGITNQRETTVIWDRATGKPIANAIVWQDRRTASYCDSIREEYADTLQKKTGLVLDAYFSGTKVKWLLDNVEGARERAGKGELAFGTIDSWLVYNLTGGELHITDATNASRTLLYDIHTGDWDDELLSILDVPRSVLPEVRNSSEVYGKTAEGLLGAQIPIAGIGGDQQAATFGQACLERGMAKNTYGTGCFMLMNTEHEAVPSTNKLLTTVAWQIGGQRTYALEGSVFIAGAVVQWLRDGLGIIRSSGEVEALARSVDSSDGVMLVPAFVGLGAPYWDSYARGTIVGMTRGTTKAHIARAALESIAFQSAELLEAMQKDSGAPLKELRVDGGASNNDLMMQFQADLLGVPVVRPKITETTALGAAYLAGLAVGYWQSTDEIARQWQEDKRFEPQMEPAERERLMTRWKRAVERARNWEDEASAG, from the coding sequence ATGTCAGACCAATACATCCTCGCGCTCGACCAGGGCACCACGAGTTCGCGCGCCATCGTCTTCGATCACGTCGGCAACATCAAAGGTGTGGGCCAGAAGGAATTCCGCCAGATTTTCCCCAAGCCCGGCTGGGTCGAGCATGACGCCGCCGAGATCTGGAGCACCCAGATCGGCGTGGCTCAGGAAGCGCTGTCCAAGGCCGGCATCCGCGCCTCGGACGTGGCCGCCATCGGCATCACCAACCAGCGCGAGACGACCGTGATCTGGGACCGCGCGACCGGCAAGCCCATTGCCAACGCGATCGTCTGGCAAGATCGCCGCACCGCGAGCTACTGCGACTCGATCCGGGAGGAGTACGCGGACACCCTGCAGAAAAAGACCGGGCTGGTGCTCGACGCCTACTTCTCCGGCACCAAGGTCAAGTGGCTGCTCGACAACGTGGAGGGCGCGCGCGAGCGGGCCGGGAAGGGTGAACTCGCCTTCGGGACCATCGACTCGTGGCTCGTCTACAACCTCACCGGGGGCGAGCTGCACATCACCGACGCCACCAACGCCTCGCGCACGCTGCTCTACGACATCCATACCGGTGACTGGGACGACGAGCTGCTCTCGATCCTCGACGTGCCGCGCAGTGTGCTGCCCGAGGTGCGCAACTCGTCCGAGGTCTACGGCAAGACCGCCGAGGGGCTGCTCGGCGCGCAGATTCCGATCGCCGGCATCGGCGGCGACCAGCAGGCGGCCACCTTCGGGCAGGCGTGCCTGGAGCGCGGCATGGCGAAAAACACCTACGGCACCGGCTGCTTCATGCTGATGAATACCGAGCACGAAGCGGTGCCGAGCACGAACAAGCTGCTGACCACGGTGGCCTGGCAGATCGGCGGCCAGCGCACCTACGCCCTGGAAGGCTCGGTCTTTATCGCCGGGGCCGTGGTTCAGTGGCTGCGCGACGGCCTGGGCATCATCCGCAGCTCGGGTGAGGTCGAGGCGCTGGCCCGGTCGGTCGATTCGAGTGACGGCGTGATGCTGGTTCCCGCCTTCGTGGGCCTCGGGGCGCCGTACTGGGATTCCTACGCGCGCGGCACCATTGTCGGCATGACGCGCGGCACGACCAAGGCGCATATCGCCCGCGCGGCGCTCGAATCCATCGCCTTCCAGTCGGCCGAGCTTCTCGAAGCGATGCAGAAAGACAGCGGCGCTCCCCTCAAGGAACTGAGGGTGGACGGCGGCGCGAGCAACAACGACCTGATGATGCAGTTTCAGGCCGACCTGCTCGGGGTGCCGGTCGTGCGGCCCAAGATCACCGAGACGACCGCCCTGGGCGCCGCCTACCTCGCGGGCCTCGCCGTCGGGTACTGGCAAAGCACGGACGAGATCGCGAGGCAGTGGCAGGAGGACAAGCGCTTTGAGCCGCAGATGGAACCGGCCGAGCGCGAGCGCCTGATGACCCGCTGGAAGAGGGCCGTGGAGCGCGCCCGGAACTGGGAGGACGAGGCCAGCGCAGGCTGA
- a CDS encoding DoxX family protein has translation MLPRSALNPDSPPPVSVWQHVGRVTMGGVLALAGVSHLTFARQEFQAQVPESLPLNGDFVVLASGVTEIALGSAFALLPARRVPLGWALAAFFVAIFPGNISQYLTRTDAFGLDSDRARLVRLFFQPVLVAAALWTSGAWAAYRRARH, from the coding sequence ATGCTCCCACGCTCCGCCCTGAACCCCGACTCGCCCCCGCCCGTCTCGGTCTGGCAACACGTGGGCCGCGTCACGATGGGCGGGGTCCTCGCGCTCGCCGGGGTCAGTCACCTGACATTCGCGCGGCAGGAGTTTCAGGCCCAGGTGCCCGAGTCGCTGCCGCTGAACGGGGACTTCGTGGTGCTCGCCTCGGGCGTGACGGAAATCGCGCTAGGAAGTGCCTTCGCCCTGCTGCCGGCCCGGCGGGTGCCGCTCGGCTGGGCGCTCGCGGCCTTCTTCGTGGCGATCTTTCCGGGCAACATCTCGCAGTATCTCACCCGCACCGACGCCTTTGGGCTCGACTCGGACCGCGCCCGCCTTGTCCGGCTCTTCTTCCAGCCGGTCCTCGTCGCGGCGGCGCTGTGGACCTCGGGAGCGTGGGCAGCCTACCGCCGAGCGCGGCACTGA